In the Spirochaetia bacterium 38H-sp genome, CACAGCTTTCTTCTATCCCCTCCTGCAGGAGAACACCGTCTCTACATCATAGACAACAAGGGTAACTCTGCATCAGTAGAATTTACAGTAAAAGAAACCATAGCAGAACAAAAAAAAGCAAGATAGTATACGCAAGGCTTTACAAAGCAGACAATTTCTGATATCTTTCTTCTACTTTTACAAGCAGGGGTAGATTATGGCACGCAGATGCGAAATATGCGGAAAAGAAACAAGAAGCGGTAACAGCGTAAGCCATGCGCACAACAAGACCAAGAGAACCTTTAAGCCCAACATCCAGAAAGTAAAGATAAACGACAATGGTT is a window encoding:
- the rpmB gene encoding 50S ribosomal protein L28, with protein sequence MARRCEICGKETRSGNSVSHAHNKTKRTFKPNIQKVKINDNGSIKSIKICTRCLKAGKVVKVV